ATGGTTGTCACCTTGGGGGAAAACGGTTCCATCTATTATGACGGAAAAACGAAGCAGTCCGGATACCAGCCTGTGTTCCCGGTGCAGCTCGTCGACTCCAGCGGTGCCGGGGATGCGTTTTTTTCCGGCACGGTGATGGGCCTTGTTCGCGGTTTGACGCTTGGCGAAGCGGTCATCTGCGGCACGAAGGTCGCCGGCTGGACGATTGAATCGAAGGAGAACAACTGCCGGGAGCTTCGGGAAAAAACGCAGCGGGACGCGATTTTTCAAAAGCTGCTGGTGAAATGAGAAAAAGAGCCCACGGGGGCTCTTTTTCAACTTTAAACGGCTGGGCGAATCGGTTTCTAAAGAAAAGACAACACCTCACTTAACGTTCGGATGATCCTGTATGGCTTCACTTGGGCAAAACGCTCCGGCACACCTTCTCCCTTATGATCCACCCAGATCCCCTTTATTCCGATGCGCTGCGGAGCGGCGATTTCCCATTCGAAATTGTCCCCGATCATCCAGGTTTCGTCTGGCTTGGCGTCCAGCTTCTCCAGTGCATACCGGTAAATCCGCTCGTCAGGTTTGCCGGCTCCGAACTCGCCTTCAATCAGGATGCAGTCGAATAGCTCGGCAAGACCGAAGCGCTCTACCTTGAAGCGCTGCGGCTTCGCGTTGCCGTTGGTGAGCAGCGCCAGCTTGATTCCTTTTTCCCGAAGCCGGCGTATCGTTTCGATAGCGTCCGGAAAAACGTAAACCGCCCGGTCCCGCTCGTCTCCGTAAGTTAACGCGACACGGGCTGCTATATCGGGATCATCAAGTTGAAATTTGGAAAGCACTGCAGAAACGATTTCCGTTCTCGCTTTAGGCAAATCCAATCTTCCGATACGATGTCTATCCGGGTCGCTCCAATACCATTTGGCGAATTGTTTCAAATGCGGCATAAGCTGTCCGATCGAAACCGGGGCGTCGGATTCGCGCAGATGAGCGCGGAACGCCGTAATCCAGCAGCCATCGGTGTCGATGCCATGATCGTACGCTAAGATTGTATCGTCCATGTCCAGCAAAATGGCTTTGGGCGGTTGACTTGTCATCGTACACTCTCCCTGATCGATGATGGATGAATATTTTTGCGAGGCATGGTAAAGACTAATATCAGCTAATACGTTCACGGAGGGATGCCCGGTGCATATTGTACTCGGAGGAGTTATCGGCGGCGGTATCGCAGCCATTTTGGAAGTATTGCAGGAACTGCTCTAAAAGAGCCTGATACATGTCAGGCCCAAAAACCAACGCCCTGCCTCGGAAACCCGAATAAGGGCGTTTTTTTGCTGTCGAATCATTTCGAACGAAGGGTATTTGCGGCGAAAGAAACGATGCAGTATAATCTTATAGGTGCCAAAACATCAGCTGGCGTATACGAATCTGCAAACATCCCGCATATAATACTCCTCGTTAATCTTGATCGCGTCGTTGGTGATTTCCGTAATAATGCCGCTTCCGATCAGTTCGGTTCCCATAAAGGCCAGTACGGGGGTTTGGTTGATGGCGGCAGTATGGAAATGAATGGCTTGCGTGAGCGGTTTAAAGCCCAGATATGTTTTTTTCTTCAACTAAAGTCACCTCGCGCTTTTATTCGACATAAATTTGTATTTTCCTCCATCTACATAGTAAAAAGTTCTACAACCGAGAAAAAACATCCAGAGAAAGGGAAGCCGCATGAAAGATACGAAAAAAATCATCCCGAAAGAAAAATGCGAAATCATCAGGCGGGAAATTGAATCCATCGTCAAAGAAATGGAAAGTCAGGAGAACCAGTTGGCGAGCTGATACCTCCGTCATGGCGGCGGATGAAA
The window above is part of the Paenibacillus hamazuiensis genome. Proteins encoded here:
- a CDS encoding HAD family hydrolase; translated protein: MTSQPPKAILLDMDDTILAYDHGIDTDGCWITAFRAHLRESDAPVSIGQLMPHLKQFAKWYWSDPDRHRIGRLDLPKARTEIVSAVLSKFQLDDPDIAARVALTYGDERDRAVYVFPDAIETIRRLREKGIKLALLTNGNAKPQRFKVERFGLAELFDCILIEGEFGAGKPDERIYRYALEKLDAKPDETWMIGDNFEWEIAAPQRIGIKGIWVDHKGEGVPERFAQVKPYRIIRTLSEVLSFL